A window from Opitutia bacterium ISCC 52 encodes these proteins:
- a CDS encoding DUF115 domain-containing protein translates to MSFFESIKSLWGSEGSLSQSRPNLKKFKRFRNRYKGQRCFVMGNGPSLNQTPLEKLKDEVVWGVNRCHLFYDRIDWRPKFYCAVDHRVTPSISPEIDAQTLELTDTTFFMPEQYAGLRDWEDRENIVWTREQLQDPSLGPDGYFATNPPDFLRTPNTVTITCIQLAVFMGFNPIYLIGTDAKWMMPEGLAKGAGEVRDPGTGELIKNFALTMEGESDPNHFHPDYFKKGDPWTAPNVGGQLYGYGRVKEKCDELGVQLLNATVGGELEVFPRVTFTGLF, encoded by the coding sequence ATGAGTTTCTTTGAGTCGATTAAGTCCTTATGGGGGAGCGAAGGCTCACTGTCTCAGTCACGGCCGAATCTCAAGAAGTTTAAACGATTTAGAAATAGATACAAAGGGCAGCGCTGTTTTGTAATGGGAAATGGTCCCAGTCTGAATCAGACGCCGTTGGAGAAACTGAAGGATGAAGTAGTCTGGGGGGTTAACCGGTGTCATTTATTTTATGACCGTATCGATTGGCGTCCTAAGTTTTATTGCGCCGTCGACCATCGGGTGACTCCGAGTATCTCTCCCGAAATTGACGCTCAGACCTTGGAGCTAACTGATACAACCTTTTTTATGCCGGAACAGTATGCCGGATTGCGAGACTGGGAAGACCGTGAGAATATTGTATGGACCAGGGAACAATTGCAGGACCCATCCCTGGGACCAGATGGCTACTTTGCCACCAACCCACCTGATTTCCTGAGAACCCCCAATACGGTTACTATCACCTGTATTCAGTTAGCTGTATTTATGGGCTTTAATCCTATCTATTTGATTGGTACCGATGCCAAGTGGATGATGCCCGAAGGGCTGGCCAAAGGTGCTGGCGAGGTACGTGATCCAGGCACTGGGGAGCTTATAAAAAACTTTGCTCTCACAATGGAAGGGGAGTCTGATCCCAATCATTTTCATCCGGATTACTTTAAGAAGGGGGATCCCTGGACAGCGCCAAACGTCGGAGGGCAGCTTTATGGTTACGGCAGGGTTAAGGAAAAATGTGATGAGCTCGGGGTCCAGCTGTTAAATGCGACTGTAGGTGGTGAGTTAGAGGTCTTTCCGCGAGTTACCTTTACCGGGTTGTTTTAG
- a CDS encoding acylneuraminate cytidylyltransferase family protein, with protein sequence MKAHSARVKGKNFRIFAGKPLFRWILDTLLFVEEIEKIVINTDAREILKENGLVDTDRVLIRDRKPEICGDHVSMNLVIEDDLEAIDAETFVMTHTTNPLLSGPTLQEALQAYNKGVAEDGKDSLFTVNEYQTRFYRDDGSAVNHDPNVLLPTQELEPWYEENSNLYIFTKNSFKATNARIGEAPILFPTPTLESADIDNATQWRIAEIIALAEMLVQTAHPPA encoded by the coding sequence ATGAAAGCCCATAGTGCTCGCGTCAAAGGAAAGAACTTTCGGATCTTTGCTGGTAAGCCGCTATTTCGCTGGATCCTGGATACGCTTCTCTTTGTTGAGGAAATTGAGAAAATTGTAATCAACACGGATGCTCGCGAGATTCTAAAAGAGAATGGTCTTGTGGACACCGATCGAGTTCTTATCCGAGACCGTAAGCCTGAGATTTGTGGTGATCATGTGAGTATGAACCTTGTCATTGAAGACGATCTTGAAGCCATCGATGCTGAGACGTTCGTCATGACTCATACCACGAATCCTCTCCTAAGTGGACCTACTCTTCAGGAAGCTCTCCAGGCCTATAACAAAGGTGTGGCGGAGGATGGAAAAGATAGCCTTTTTACCGTCAACGAGTACCAAACTCGGTTCTATCGCGATGATGGTTCGGCAGTGAATCATGATCCAAATGTGTTGCTCCCCACTCAGGAGTTGGAGCCTTGGTATGAGGAAAACTCGAACCTATACATATTCACTAAGAATTCGTTCAAAGCGACGAATGCACGGATAGGGGAAGCACCCATTCTTTTTCCTACCCCCACTTTAGAGTCAGCGGATATCGATAATGCAACCCAATGGCGTATAGCTGAAATAATTGCATTGGCTGAGATGTTGGTGCAGACAGCACACCCACCTGCTTAG
- a CDS encoding 2,4-dihydroxyhept-2-ene-1,7-dioic acid aldolase codes for MEAIRKRLKAGETLIGSWINSGSPAIAELMATTGFDFLCIDAEHSAVDLPQVQQMFQAMHSGNPNCANVIRLHGVDYSLVKRYLDAGAQGIIAPLVMNRADAELLIQATKYPPMGNRGVGFCRANQYGANLETNVASANDDIFVAVQIEHIDAVECIDDILEVEGIDAVFVGPYDLSASMGLTAQFDHPDYIEARTRVLNACKAKGIAPGIHVVPPDADLFIEQNQEGYQLMAYSLDITMVLESCRNALSKIRSSL; via the coding sequence ATGGAAGCTATCAGAAAACGGCTGAAAGCCGGAGAAACGCTTATTGGCAGTTGGATTAATTCGGGTAGCCCGGCGATAGCCGAGCTCATGGCCACGACAGGATTTGATTTCCTGTGCATTGATGCAGAACATTCGGCTGTGGATTTGCCGCAAGTTCAGCAAATGTTCCAGGCCATGCACTCTGGAAATCCCAACTGCGCTAATGTCATCCGATTACATGGAGTAGACTACTCACTGGTTAAACGATACCTAGATGCTGGAGCTCAGGGGATTATCGCACCCTTGGTGATGAACCGCGCCGATGCGGAATTGCTAATACAGGCTACCAAGTATCCTCCCATGGGCAATCGAGGAGTCGGGTTTTGCCGAGCAAATCAATATGGTGCGAATCTCGAGACCAACGTGGCATCGGCCAATGATGACATCTTTGTGGCTGTTCAAATTGAACATATAGATGCGGTCGAATGCATTGATGACATTCTGGAAGTGGAAGGAATTGATGCGGTGTTTGTTGGGCCTTATGACCTTTCTGCGTCCATGGGATTGACGGCTCAGTTTGACCATCCTGACTACATCGAGGCCAGGACTCGGGTGCTGAATGCATGCAAAGCAAAGGGCATTGCCCCTGGGATTCATGTGGTGCCACCCGATGCGGATTTATTCATTGAACAGAATCAAGAGGGCTACCAACTCATGGCCTACAGTTTGGATATTACCATGGTGCTGGAATCTTGTCGGAATGCCTTGTCTAAGATTCGATCTTCACTTTAG
- the cysN gene encoding sulfate adenylyltransferase subunit CysN, with translation MDLLRFTTAGSVDDGKSTLIGRLLYDSKSIFEDQWDAVETSSKKRGDENVNLALLTDGLKAEREQGITIDVAYRYHATPRRKFIIADTPGHIQYTRNMVTGASTANLAILLVDARNGVVEQTCRHAFIATLLKIQHLVVCVNKMDLVDYDEAAFRKVEADFRSFASRLDVADVRFIPISALLGDNVVDCSENMPWYGGAPLLETLETVYIGDAQNHVDARFPVQWVIRPQSSEHHDFRGYAGRVASGVFKPGDEVTVLPSGFTSRIKAIHTMDGELDEAFAPQSVSMTLYDEIDISRGDMIVKPNNKPKVGQDIEAMICWFSESSSLRVGGRYLLKHTTKEVKAIVRETRYKVNVNTLHKIEGEPEISLNEIGRICLRVSAPLFHDSYKNNRSTGSFILVDPNTNVTVGAGMII, from the coding sequence ATGGACCTGCTTCGCTTCACTACGGCGGGGAGTGTCGATGATGGAAAAAGCACCCTGATTGGGCGCCTTCTTTATGATAGTAAATCCATCTTTGAGGATCAATGGGATGCTGTTGAAACCTCCTCCAAAAAACGAGGCGATGAAAACGTAAACCTCGCTTTGCTGACTGACGGACTGAAAGCCGAACGAGAGCAGGGAATTACCATTGATGTAGCCTACCGCTACCATGCTACTCCTCGACGGAAATTTATCATCGCGGATACTCCGGGGCATATTCAATACACCCGGAATATGGTGACTGGAGCGTCTACCGCCAACTTGGCTATTCTATTGGTAGACGCTCGTAACGGGGTAGTGGAGCAAACCTGCCGCCACGCATTTATCGCCACCTTACTGAAGATTCAGCACTTGGTCGTCTGTGTAAACAAGATGGACTTGGTGGACTACGATGAAGCGGCCTTCCGCAAAGTAGAAGCCGATTTCCGAAGCTTTGCCTCACGCTTGGATGTCGCGGACGTTCGGTTCATTCCTATCAGTGCATTATTGGGGGACAATGTAGTCGATTGCTCCGAAAATATGCCTTGGTACGGAGGAGCACCTCTTCTGGAAACCCTGGAAACAGTTTATATAGGAGATGCCCAAAATCATGTAGATGCTCGATTCCCCGTGCAATGGGTTATCCGGCCTCAATCGTCAGAGCACCATGATTTCCGTGGTTATGCGGGACGAGTTGCCAGTGGCGTTTTTAAGCCAGGTGATGAAGTCACGGTATTGCCTTCCGGATTTACCAGTCGCATCAAAGCTATCCACACCATGGATGGTGAGCTTGACGAAGCCTTTGCTCCACAGTCGGTATCCATGACTCTCTACGACGAGATTGATATCAGTCGTGGAGACATGATCGTGAAGCCCAACAACAAACCGAAAGTGGGGCAGGATATTGAAGCTATGATCTGTTGGTTCTCTGAAAGCTCATCGCTCAGAGTTGGAGGCCGCTACCTCCTCAAGCACACCACCAAGGAAGTTAAAGCCATCGTTCGGGAAACTCGTTACAAGGTAAACGTCAACACCCTCCACAAAATCGAAGGTGAACCCGAAATTAGTCTCAACGAGATTGGCCGCATCTGCCTCCGTGTTTCAGCTCCACTTTTTCACGATAGCTACAAAAATAATCGTAGCACCGGTAGCTTCATTTTAGTCGATCCAAATACCAATGTAACCGTTGGAGCAGGGATGATTATTTAG
- the cysD gene encoding sulfate adenylyltransferase subunit CysD, which yields MDYRLSHIKQLESEAIFVMREVAAQFENPVLLFSGGKDSIVMLHLALKAFHPAKLPFPLMHVDTGHNFPETIQFRDELVERLGERLIVRLVQDSIDQGKVAEEKGINASRNRLQITTLLDAIEEHNFDACLGGARRDEEKARAKERFFSHRDEFGQWDPKNQRPELWNIFNGNKHFGENFRVFPLSNWTELDIWQYILWENIELPPIYFSHKRNVFSRQGVLLAESEFVTLSDDEASEERVVRFRTVGDMTNTGAVESPANSVEDIVREVAAARVTERGARADDKRSETAMEDRKKEGYF from the coding sequence ATGGACTATCGATTAAGCCATATCAAACAACTGGAATCCGAAGCGATCTTCGTCATGCGCGAAGTAGCCGCTCAATTTGAGAATCCAGTTTTACTATTTTCGGGCGGTAAAGACTCGATCGTGATGCTTCACCTCGCGCTCAAGGCCTTTCACCCTGCCAAATTGCCTTTCCCGCTTATGCACGTGGATACGGGGCACAATTTCCCGGAGACGATTCAGTTCCGCGATGAGCTGGTGGAGCGTTTGGGTGAACGATTGATCGTACGACTCGTCCAGGATTCGATCGACCAGGGCAAGGTTGCGGAAGAGAAGGGGATCAATGCCAGCAGAAATCGTCTGCAGATCACGACCTTACTGGATGCGATTGAGGAGCACAACTTCGACGCCTGCTTGGGTGGAGCTCGACGAGATGAGGAAAAGGCGCGAGCTAAAGAACGTTTCTTTTCTCATCGGGATGAATTTGGACAATGGGATCCAAAGAACCAACGCCCTGAGCTTTGGAATATATTTAATGGCAATAAGCATTTTGGCGAAAATTTCCGCGTGTTCCCTTTGAGCAACTGGACGGAATTGGATATCTGGCAATACATCCTCTGGGAGAATATTGAGCTGCCGCCCATTTACTTTTCTCACAAAAGAAATGTCTTTAGCAGGCAGGGAGTTTTACTGGCCGAGTCAGAATTCGTTACCTTGTCAGATGATGAAGCATCGGAAGAACGCGTGGTTCGCTTCCGCACCGTAGGGGATATGACCAATACTGGTGCTGTTGAGTCTCCGGCCAACTCCGTTGAGGACATCGTCCGAGAAGTGGCCGCTGCTCGTGTGACCGAACGCGGAGCCCGTGCGGATGACAAACGTTCCGAAACAGCGATGGAAGATCGGAAGAAGGAAGGGTACTTTTAA